A genomic window from Nosocomiicoccus massiliensis includes:
- the dapB gene encoding 4-hydroxy-tetrahydrodipicolinate reductase, with amino-acid sequence MNILIAGITGQMGQVLVKTIEDSNHTVAAGIGHSNEDHIYDNFNDVKENIDVIIDFSSPDLLSPLLDYATTKEIPVVIATTGIDSIEEINKASKKIPIVYAGNYSLGINILEKLAETVSRALQNFDIEITETHHNKKKDAPSGTAHMLFDAVNNGRDDTLSANYGREGMAKRESNEVGIHALRGGTVVGTHTVSFFGEDEVLELTHTAYSKRIFAEGSLKAAEFIVTKTQGLYDVNDILEVNYNE; translated from the coding sequence ATGAATATACTAATTGCTGGAATTACCGGTCAAATGGGACAAGTATTAGTTAAAACAATTGAAGATTCAAATCATACAGTTGCTGCTGGTATCGGTCATAGTAATGAAGATCATATATACGATAATTTTAACGATGTGAAGGAAAATATCGATGTAATTATTGATTTTTCATCGCCTGATTTACTCTCTCCTCTACTTGATTATGCAACAACTAAAGAGATTCCAGTCGTTATTGCAACGACTGGAATTGACAGTATTGAAGAGATCAATAAAGCATCGAAAAAAATTCCTATCGTTTATGCTGGTAACTATAGTCTCGGTATTAACATATTAGAAAAACTTGCTGAAACAGTGTCACGAGCTTTACAAAATTTTGATATTGAAATTACTGAAACGCACCATAATAAAAAGAAAGATGCACCAAGTGGTACAGCTCACATGTTATTTGATGCGGTAAATAATGGTAGAGATGATACTTTATCGGCAAACTACGGTAGAGAGGGTATGGCAAAAAGAGAAAGTAATGAAGTCGGTATCCACGCCCTAAGAGGTGGTACAGTTGTCGGAACACATACTGTTAGTTTCTTCGGTGAAGATGAAGTATTAGAACTGACACATACCGCATATTCTAAACGAATATTTGCTGAGGGTAGTTTAAAAGCTGCAGAGTTTATCGTAACAAAAACTCAAGGATTATATGATGTAAACGACATTTTAGAGGTGAATTATAATGAGTAA
- a CDS encoding diaminopimelate dehydrogenase: MSKINVGIVGYGNLGQGVETSLSYNDDFNLVGVFTRRDPKSLNTKAYHVDDILDFKENIDVLILCGGSKNDIPETREFYSTHFSTVDCYDNHQDLLNHYNILDKITKDNENVSIIGTGWDPGVFSVQKLYSESFLPNGESYTFYGPGLSQGHSDAVRQVNGVKYGAQYTLPNDHLVKEIEDGKDVNYTKESAHIRDVYIVSDNSRNDEDIKNDIINMPDYFKGYETNVYFISEDEFKENHQNLNHGGYVLRRGFTNNNQATYKIELNLDSNPEFTASVAVASARAAYRFLKDKNFGAKSLFDVPPSYLSRLTTEEMIQSLL, encoded by the coding sequence ATGAGTAAAATTAATGTTGGTATCGTTGGATACGGGAATTTAGGTCAAGGTGTAGAGACGAGTCTTTCTTATAATGACGACTTTAATTTAGTCGGAGTGTTTACGCGTCGTGATCCAAAGTCTTTAAATACGAAAGCGTATCATGTTGACGATATATTAGACTTTAAAGAAAATATCGATGTTCTTATATTATGTGGTGGATCTAAAAATGACATCCCAGAAACGAGAGAATTTTACAGTACTCACTTCTCTACAGTCGATTGCTATGATAATCACCAAGATTTACTCAACCATTATAATATTTTAGATAAAATCACAAAGGACAATGAAAACGTATCGATTATTGGTACAGGTTGGGACCCTGGAGTGTTCTCTGTACAAAAACTATATAGCGAATCCTTTTTACCAAATGGTGAGTCATATACATTTTATGGTCCGGGTCTATCTCAAGGACATAGCGATGCAGTAAGACAAGTCAACGGTGTAAAATACGGTGCACAGTATACACTTCCAAATGATCACCTCGTCAAAGAAATCGAAGACGGTAAAGATGTCAATTATACAAAAGAATCTGCACATATTCGTGACGTATATATCGTGAGTGATAATTCTAGAAATGATGAAGATATTAAAAATGATATTATTAACATGCCAGACTACTTTAAAGGCTATGAAACAAACGTCTACTTCATCTCTGAAGATGAATTTAAAGAAAATCATCAAAACTTAAATCATGGTGGATATGTATTAAGACGTGGGTTTACGAACAACAATCAAGCAACCTATAAAATAGAATTAAACTTAGACAGTAACCCAGAATTTACAGCATCTGTCGCAGTTGCCTCTGCACGTGCGGCATATAGATTTTTAAAAGATAAAAACTTCGGTGCAAAATCATTATTCGACGTTCCACCAAGCTACTTATCGAGACTCACAACTGAAGAGATGATTCAGTCATTACTATAA